From Eremothecium sinecaudum strain ATCC 58844 chromosome III, complete sequence:
CTACTATTGATGACCttcttttttttattaCGAGGTTTTTGTATCTTTACCTTAAACATAGGTGTTTTGAAGTTAAGATTTGCCATTGGTACAGTTTTCTTCTTGAAGCGCTCAAATCTAAGAATGATATGTACTTAATACAATCCTTCTTTTAtacattttaaaataaaatccctttaattttttttttttttttttcagATATGTTTCATCATATTATAGGAACCTTTGCACATCAGTAAATATAAATACTCAACGCACTCTTTTAACTCTTCCTCATAGCTGTAAATTATTAACTCATTAGCATACCAGATAATGAATAAGATACCGATTGTGTCGCTCCTTAATCCATCACCTAACGAGTCCCTTAATACACGGAAAAATATTTCAGCATCTTCAAATTTTACTCTAAGAAGGTCTAATTATGAATGCGATAATTTACATAAATTAAGAAATGAACTACTAAACCTACATACCAAAATACGTTGCACGAACATCGATAATCAAGAGATAAACAGGACACTGAATAAAGTTCTTCATGGTTTAAAAACCTTGAGCACGGAAACAAAATATTCAACCCCAGATCGAGTAGTCATCCAAAATATTTCTCAGTTAACCGCAATTATTGTAAAATTAGTCAAAAAAAGAGAGAACTTCATACATTACGAAAAGGGTATAATAGATCTGAAGGAAACTTCTAATGACAAATGTGGAATCATTTTTAACGTGGTAACAAAAGATATGATGGAGAACGGTGGTAAAGGTGTGAACTCCTATAAAGGCCATAGACTACCAAAGCAATATGTTCTCATACTCGAAAACTGGTATAGAAAACATGTTGAAAATCCATACCTTAACGATAATGATATCCGATATTTAATGAGGGAAACTGGTTTCTCTCGTAGCCAAGTAAAAAACTGGGTTGCAAATAAACGACGGAAAGACAAACATTCGACTATATCCCCTGAATTATCAGATTTACTAGCTAATTAAATTACATAATATATAGCATTCAAATATTAAGACGCGTATTCCTAAATGGTAATTTATTTTTTCAGAAATTAAATCGtgtaaaaaataatatataacAAAACGACCACATAGCAGACTCAGAATCTTCGCTATGAAGATTCTGAGTCTTGTAGCATCCAGCAGAAAAAAAAAGTGAAAATGTTATGTGGTCGTTTTTAGTTCCCTGTAAAGTTCGTTACTCCGGCCCGGGGGCATGCGACTCAAGTATCAGAGGCAGGAAGATTGTTGGTAAAGATATTTTATCCAAATTCCCCGATTCCAACGCTTATTTGGGGGTGGCAAGCCTCGATGCAATTGTCAACTGTGAACGCGATGGCAACGACCAAAGGCTCCAATCAGAGCTTCTCAAGTTTAACGAGTATATAGACTTAAATGACGCCCTACATAATTAGACAATCGCTATACATTACTCTCTCGACGTCTTTTCTTACTCTAGACCAATCTGCTCTTCTTTGAACAAGCTCATATATTTCTTCTTGAGTAAATATTCCCTGAAATTCGCATATCATTCTTCCTAACTCTTTTGAGTCCTTACCAGATACTAAAAAAATTTGTCCTACAGCCTTTAACCCAGCAAATAGAGGAATAATTTGTTTCTGCTTCAACTTATTTGCTATGAAATCGTAATAATAATTTAGATCACAAATCAAGTAGATTGCTCCTTCTGTAGATATTATGTTCTTCTTAATATTCTTTACTACTTCGTGGAAAAACCTCTCACCTACTTCTTGCTGGAATACATCGATCTCCGTAGCTCCCGTCAAGAGGAAACAATGGTTAGAAAGCAACTCTACTATCCTTCGAGCACATACTGATGCCTTGATCTCCCGCAATTCTCCACCTCTTTTTTAGGTAGAAATTGCGGGTAGAACATTTCAGCATAGCATTCAACCCTGATCAGCATAATAAGTTGACGTTGGTATTAAGTAATCTAATTTGACGCGTGTTTCCGCACCTATACACCACGGAATTCAGATTGTTTTCGTAGTGTATGGGTTGAACATATTGAAATAATTAATATTTCGCTTAAGTTTAGCTTGAGTTTACCTGTGTTTGAGTAGAAAAACAAGTGTTCTATTTTAAATTGAATCTTTCGAGTTATTCAATTCCTTCTATACTTTTACAACATAATTTAATTATCTTTTAGACCTCTAACAATCCAACATCTGAACCATGATGTATACTAACATCTGGACACCACGAAATATTTCCGTTTTCGAAAGTGTTTCGGTTGGTATCTACAATCCTTACATCACGTAAATGTATCGAATTGCTAGCTAAAAGTTATTATCGTGACTTCGAATCTTACCGATACGTTGATCCAGTGCAGTCACTGCATTTATAGAAAACATCCGTGGTTAGCTAGTATAAGTGTTAACATTTGTAATAAACAGAACTCAAGATTTGTAaattattatattcaaCCTTGGTCAGTTAAAGATAGCTACGATTTGAGGTAAGTGATTGATGTACTTATATTGACTTGAGGTGGTGATTGCGATAATTAATACCTTTAATTTTTGACCAGAACTCTTGAAAACAAATAAATTGCGTTATTTAATTGTTAGACAGCAACCATTAATATTTAACTAGATATATATTCATCTCCTAACATTATCAATAATAGTTACTATATTATAATATGCAAAATACTTTTAAGTAGTGACTGTAAGTTTATAATCTTAATGATGATTTACTAATAATTTCATATTAAATATGTAGTCCCTCAAAAGTTAATCATGTTTGATAAAGGGAGGAGATACAAGATAACGTTACAAATATCTAGAGGAACTTGCCACAGTAATACTAATAAAGATTATGTGGGGATGGTTAGACTGTACTTGAAAGATTAGAAATTGTTATCCATCATGATTTATACTTAATAATTTGGTGatatatttttattaaGTATATCTACCCATACATTATTACATTTTAAGAGCTTtagttttttttaatgTATTACTGTGTGCCATATTTTGATGAGGTTTAATTAAAAAGCTGATATAATATTACTATTACTTCTTTTATATTAAAAACTACCATCTAATAATCTATCGTTTATACTAGAATAAAAGATACTTATTTGACTTGGTATGCTTATAGCCTATCATTGGCGGTATGTTGCATGAATTTCCTGATTCAAAATTCTCTGACAGGTCCATTATATCTTAATTTAAAGCTTTGTTGCATTATTTGTCCATCCTATGCAATTCGCGGCATAATAGGCTGTCCCCTCAAAAAAACTTTCTGCACTCCGGGTTTGGTTACCTTCTATTTGAAATACAATTATGTACAAATGGCGTCTGGGTGCTTTTAGATGCATGTAGTTGGTTGCCTCTTAATAAAGGATATTAGGCTTGGGACAAACAATAGCTATATGTAATTTATTTTCATGTTTCCGAAGTTTAGCTTTCAACTTGCACAATTATAACAATATGTTCCTGCAGAATATATGTTCCCATTTATGAATAAATACCTGTAATTAATCTTGAAATATTACTTAActattatatatatatatatatatatgtatataaaTACCTATGAATATTATCTGTGAGGTTTAACTTAAATACTGCAAAGATGGCTTGAACATATTACATATTTCTAGCTGTAGGTTCTGTCAATCCTTGCACTATAGTGATATGATCCTTGCTAATGGCATTTCATTAAGAGAATTCATACATGAAGAAGGAATGTCCGAACTAGTTGCTTTTGCGCGCGACTGCTGTTGATTCTGTTGTTCATATTTCACTTTCAATTCTTTGAGATCTGCAACAGATGTAGAGAATCCACCACAGGCAATTATGATGATAATGTCATCTTTATTAAGGGGACCTAATGCACGATGAAGTAGCTCAGGGTAGTATCCAACATGCAAAGCCGCACCACAGGCTGGCTCGGTCACCATATTACTGTCATTAGTGAATCTTAAGCAAGTATCGATAACATCGTGCTCCTCTAATACCAACGATTTACTGGAGTACCGTTTTGCATACGCAAGGGTTTCCTCAGTAATAGTTGACGTGCATAAAGACGTAGCTACGCTGTGAGGTCTAGTGAATTCAAGCCTCTTTCCTTGCCTTATGGACTCAAAAAATACTTCGCATCCCCTAGTTTCTACACCGATTATAGGAACTTTGTCTGCCAAATTATGCCTTTCGAGCCCTTGTACTATACCATTGAACAACCCGCCGCCACCAACACTGCATACAATGCCTTTTATATTGCTCCATTTTATACCGTCATCCCTCAAACAGTCTACAATTTCATCGACCAGGAACGAGTGACCCTTCCATATTAACGGATTGTTGAAAGGATGAACATATATAGGATCGATTTTACTATAGTCCAGACGACCTAAAAGTTCTTTTTTAAGGTACTGATCAGCCTCATAAATATCCTCTCCCCTAATGAGCACTGTTGCATTGACACACTTGATTCGAGCTATCATAGCAGGTTTGGTAGTTTTAGGCACAACGACCGTACATTTCAGTCCCAATTGATGAGATGTCGTTGCAGCAGCTAAACCTGCATTTCCGCCTGAGCTTGCAAACACCTCGGCAGTTTTGTTAGTGCTTTCTTGGATTGTCTTCATTTTACTGTATATTAAATTTCCTATTCCTCTACTCTTGAAGCTTCCGCCGGGTTGAAAACCCTCATACTTCACCATAAAAGTTGGTGAGGCATAATTGGAGTCCCCAAGATTGGGGAAATGACGATGCATTAACGGGGTTTTCACATAATAGTTAGTCATCGGTTAAATGAGCGCCTGTAAGTGATTTAAGTTACTGACTGTACTTGCGTCAGGGAAAACTCAAAAAACTTATTTCGACCTTATATAGTTATGCACACATAggtatatatatatatatatatatatatatcctTTATTCTATTCATATACCAGGTAGCAACATCCCCGACCTAAATATGCCACGGTTGTTTCATGGATGTAACTCTCCGCTACATCTAATAGTTTATGTCTTATATTGGGTGGAAGTACATCTCCGCGCCATCGCTGTTGCTACTTTTACCGCTAAAAATTGACTGTAGATAAGAAAACCCCGTTTATGTCCCTTAAAAAATTATTCCAGCCGGTGGATGTTTTTTCCGCCCAGAGTTACATTTTTATCACAGATTCTTGGGCCAATATAACTCTATTAGCAAACATTACTATCGGCGGCCTTACGCATGGTTATATAAGCGGACTGGCAAAATTTGGACATTAGATGTGCCTAGCGATATTAGTTTCCGTTTTTTGTTTTTCATGTAAACAACATAGTCATGATGAAAAAAACGGCGAAAAAGCAATGCAGGGCCGTGTTTGTTTTGACTTTTATCGGCTATCAAAAAGAGAATTACATAGTTGCATCAGAGCAAAGAACTTGATCTTTACGACTAAGTTGCTATTGAGAAAATTCTGTGTAACTTGATACATATTGAACCCGGCTGGTACTTCCATCAATAGGTATTGGAAACAGATTTCATTCGCGAGTTAAGGGCTGTCAATCAATAAATTAAGAATGGGAATAGCATAATGGATTATCTTGAGGAAACAATTGATTTAGTACTAGATAAGGCGCAAGGAACGTTTACTCGCTTGAGCAATCTGGCTTATAAGCAGACACTTGGTgataatatatatatgaatAATTACGACTGCAGGAACTATGAATATGATGGGTTTGGTAGGGCTAATTGTTCGAATAAGGAGGGGTTCTCCGAGGAAAAATTGTATGAGAAGTACTTAGCTCAGTTGGCATCGCTAATTATTCAAACGCAGTTTATGAAGGATAAGCTGCGAAGTGGGCAAGGCTTGAGTGTGGACCCGTTAACGATTAACAGGCTTAACGAGGAGGTTGAAGAGATAAGCTTATACTTGGACGAATTGGTACCTGAAAGTGTGTACGCTGCAAGCATATGCAGTTCGCCTGGTTCAATTGCGCAATCATTTGTTCTGCGACCGCTAAGAATTGTGCAAAAACTACAAAATGAAGTACAGGTATCCAATGCTATAGATTCAAATGACGCAATATTACAATCGGAATCTCTCGGTAGTTCAGCTATTATGTTTGGTACTTCACCGCCAGCTACACATAAAGTTAATAGGAACGGGAGGAGGACTCTGCGATGTTCGAAATCACTCGCTGCTAATATGGGCTCAAGTAAAAATGGAAGCATCGCTTCTAGCTCTACACAAAGCTTCTTTAACGAGCGTAGACGCCTTTCAGTGTCGATTTTTGATGAGGCAGAATATCTTTCTGAGGAGGACACACTCTTTACTTACAGCTTTTCTGATCTACCTTCTGCTGTTACACGTAAGTTAGTGGGTCAGCAGGACGAAATCCTGCATGAAGATTCGGATGAAGGTATTTCCAATGAGCAAAGTCTTATTACACACCACAGCATTCGAACTCCCATACCCCAATGGGAGAATGGTCATCAAACAACAATTTGCGATATAACGCCATCGCAGATAAATTTCAAAATCGAGTACAACGATGGTAATGATTCGCGAAAGCTTCTAGAGAATGTTCTTTCTTCGTATAGCAATCCTCGATATCATCAAAACTGGTTCTCAGTTAATATCAATGAGTTGCTATCAAAATTAAAAGCTTTTAATCCGAAAACGTTCGTAACTTCAGAGACAGGTTCTCGCGAAGCTGGGGAGAGTCCTTCGAAACACATTATAAAAGGCTATCAGAGACCTACTATCTCGACAAAATCTGCAGCCCGTAGCCC
This genomic window contains:
- the HMLALPHA2 gene encoding homeodomain mating type protein alpha2 (Syntenic homolog of Ashbya gossypii FAFR750C-X; Syntenic homolog of Ashbya gossypii FAFR750C-X and of Saccharomyces cerevisiae YCR039C (MAT alpha 2); 1-intron in Ashbya gossypii) gives rise to the protein MNKIPIVSLLNPSPNESLNTRKNISASSNFTLRRSNYECDNLHKLRNELLNLHTKIRCTNIDNQEINRTLNKVLHGLKTLSTETKYSTPDRVVIQNISQLTAIIVKLVKKRENFIHYEKGIIDLKETSNDKCGIIFNVVTKDMMENGGKGVNSYKGHRLPKQYVLILENWYRKHVENPYLNDNDIRYLMRETGFSRSQVKNWVANKRRKDKHSTISPELSDLLAN
- a CDS encoding HCL686Wp (Syntenic homolog of Ashbya gossypii AFR749C; Non-syntenic homolog of Saccharomyces cerevisiae YLR154C (RNH203)) — its product is MWSFLVPCKVRYSGPGACDSSIRGRKIVGKDILSKFPDSNAYLGVASLDAIVNCERDGNDQRLQSELLKFNEYIDLNDALHN
- a CDS encoding HCL685Cp (Syntenic homolog of Ashbya gossypii AFR748W; Syntenic homolog of Saccharomyces cerevisiae YJL204C (RCY1)) yields the protein MLGGELREIKASVCARRIVELLSNHCFLLTGATEIDVFQQEVGERFFHEVVKNIKKNIISTEGAIYLICDLNYYYDFIANKLKQKQIIPLFAGLKAVGQIFLVSGKDSKELGRMICEFQGIFTQEEIYELVQRRADWSRVRKDVERVMYSDCLIM
- the CHA1 gene encoding L-serine/L-threonine ammonia-lyase CHA1 (Syntenic homolog of Ashbya gossypii AFR747W; Syntenic homolog of Saccharomyces cerevisiae YCL064C (CHA1)); translated protein: MTNYYVKTPLMHRHFPNLGDSNYASPTFMVKYEGFQPGGSFKSRGIGNLIYSKMKTIQESTNKTAEVFASSGGNAGLAAATTSHQLGLKCTVVVPKTTKPAMIARIKCVNATVLIRGEDIYEADQYLKKELLGRLDYSKIDPIYVHPFNNPLIWKGHSFLVDEIVDCLRDDGIKWSNIKGIVCSVGGGGLFNGIVQGLERHNLADKVPIIGVETRGCEVFFESIRQGKRLEFTRPHSVATSLCTSTITEETLAYAKRYSSKSLVLEEHDVIDTCLRFTNDSNMVTEPACGAALHVGYYPELLHRALGPLNKDDIIIIIACGGFSTSVADLKELKVKYEQQNQQQSRAKATSSDIPSSCMNSLNEMPLARIISL
- the VAC17 gene encoding Vac17p (Syntenic homolog of Ashbya gossypii AFR746C; Syntenic homolog of Saccharomyces cerevisiae YCL063W (VAC17)), whose product is MDYLEETIDLVLDKAQGTFTRLSNLAYKQTLGDNIYMNNYDCRNYEYDGFGRANCSNKEGFSEEKLYEKYLAQLASLIIQTQFMKDKLRSGQGLSVDPLTINRLNEEVEEISLYLDELVPESVYAASICSSPGSIAQSFVLRPLRIVQKLQNEVQVSNAIDSNDAILQSESLGSSAIMFGTSPPATHKVNRNGRRTLRCSKSLAANMGSSKNGSIASSSTQSFFNERRRLSVSIFDEAEYLSEEDTLFTYSFSDLPSAVTRKLVGQQDEILHEDSDEGISNEQSLITHHSIRTPIPQWENGHQTTICDITPSQINFKIEYNDGNDSRKLLENVLSSYSNPRYHQNWFSVNINELLSKLKAFNPKTFVTSETGSREAGESPSKHIIKGYQRPTISTKSAARSPATHECSIIVERNGTKIFNKINERPQILTSRISYGALVEALNTEFTFPDHNVVYNK